The Bos indicus x Bos taurus breed Angus x Brahman F1 hybrid chromosome 10, Bos_hybrid_MaternalHap_v2.0, whole genome shotgun sequence genome has a segment encoding these proteins:
- the TPM1 gene encoding tropomyosin alpha-1 chain isoform X16 yields the protein MAGSSSLEAVRRKIRSLQEQADAAEERAGSLQRELDYERKLRETAEADVASLNRRIQLVEEELDRAQERLATALQKLEEAEKAADESERGMKVIESRAQKDEEKMEIQEIQLKEAKHIAEDADRKYEEVARKLVIIESDLERAEERAELSEGQVRQLEEQLRIMDQTLKALMAAEDKYSQKEDKYEEEIKVLSDKLKEAETRAEFAERSVTKLEKSIDDLEEKVAHAKEENLSMHQMLDQTLLELNNM from the exons ATGGCGGGGAGCAGCTCGCTGGAGGCGGTGCGGAGGAAGATTCGGAGCCTGCAGGAGCAGGCGGACGCCGCGGAGGAGCGCGCGGGCAGCCTGCAGCGCGAACTGGACTACGAGAGGAAGCTGAGGGAGACC GCTGAAGCCGACGTAGCTTCTCTGAACAGACGCATCCAGCTGGTTGAGGAAGAGTTGGATCGTGCCCAGGAGCGTCTGGCAACAGCTCTGCAGAAGCTGGAGGAGGCCGAGAAGGCAGCAGATGAGAGTGAGAG AGGCATGAAAGTCATTGAGAGCCGAGCCCAAAAGGATGAGGAGAAGATGGAGATTCAGGAGATCCAGCTGAAAGAGGCCAAGCACATCGCTGAGGATGCCGACCGCAAGTATGAAGAG GTGGCCCGTAAGCTGGTCATCATTGAGAGTGACCTGGAGCGTGCAGAGGAGCGGGCTGAGCTTTCAGAAGG CCAAGTTCGACAGCTGGAAGAACAATTAAGAATAATGGATCAGACCTTGAAAGCATTAATGGCTGCAGAGGATAAG TACTCGCAGAAGGAAGACAAATACGAGGAAGAGATCAAGGTCCTTTCTGACAAGCTGAAGGAG GCTGAGACTCGAGCTGAGTTTGCGGAGAGGTCAGTAACTAAATTGGAGAAAAGCATTGATGACTTGGAAG AGAAAGTGGCTCATGCCAAAGAAGAAAACCTTAGTATGCACCAGATGCTGGATCAGACTTTACTGGAGTTAAACAACATGTGA
- the TPM1 gene encoding tropomyosin alpha-1 chain isoform X19, which translates to MAGSSSLEAVRRKIRSLQEQADAAEERAGSLQRELDYERKLRETAEADVASLNRRIQLVEEELDRAQERLATALQKLEEAEKAADESERGMKVIESRAQKDEEKMEIQEIQLKEAKHIAEDADRKYEEVARKLVIIESDLERAEERAELSEGQVRQLEEQLRIMDQTLKALMAAEDKYSQKEDKYEEEIKVLSDKLKEAETRAEFAERSVTKLEKSIDDLEDQLYQQLEQNRRLTNQLKLALNED; encoded by the exons ATGGCGGGGAGCAGCTCGCTGGAGGCGGTGCGGAGGAAGATTCGGAGCCTGCAGGAGCAGGCGGACGCCGCGGAGGAGCGCGCGGGCAGCCTGCAGCGCGAACTGGACTACGAGAGGAAGCTGAGGGAGACC GCTGAAGCCGACGTAGCTTCTCTGAACAGACGCATCCAGCTGGTTGAGGAAGAGTTGGATCGTGCCCAGGAGCGTCTGGCAACAGCTCTGCAGAAGCTGGAGGAGGCCGAGAAGGCAGCAGATGAGAGTGAGAG AGGCATGAAAGTCATTGAGAGCCGAGCCCAAAAGGATGAGGAGAAGATGGAGATTCAGGAGATCCAGCTGAAAGAGGCCAAGCACATCGCTGAGGATGCCGACCGCAAGTATGAAGAG GTGGCCCGTAAGCTGGTCATCATTGAGAGTGACCTGGAGCGTGCAGAGGAGCGGGCTGAGCTTTCAGAAGG CCAAGTTCGACAGCTGGAAGAACAATTAAGAATAATGGATCAGACCTTGAAAGCATTAATGGCTGCAGAGGATAAG TACTCGCAGAAGGAAGACAAATACGAGGAAGAGATCAAGGTCCTTTCTGACAAGCTGAAGGAG GCTGAGACTCGAGCTGAGTTTGCGGAGAGGTCAGTAACTAAATTGGAGAAAAGCATTGATGACTTGGAAG ATCAACTCTACCAGCAACTTGAGCAAAACCGCCGCCTAACTAACCAACTAAAGCTGGCCCTGAATGAGGATTAA
- the TPM1 gene encoding tropomyosin alpha-1 chain isoform X18, whose amino-acid sequence MAGSSSLEAVRRKIRSLQEQADAAEERAGSLQRELDYERKLRETAEADVASLNRRIQLVEEELDRAQERLATALQKLEEAEKAADESERGMKVIESRAQKDEEKMEIQEIQLKEAKHIAEDADRKYEEVARKLVIIESDLERAEERAELSEGKCAELEEELKTVTNNLKSLEAQAEKYSQKEDKYEEEIKVLSDKLKEAETRAEFAERSVTKLEKSIDDLEDQLYQQLEQNRRLTNQLKLALNED is encoded by the exons ATGGCGGGGAGCAGCTCGCTGGAGGCGGTGCGGAGGAAGATTCGGAGCCTGCAGGAGCAGGCGGACGCCGCGGAGGAGCGCGCGGGCAGCCTGCAGCGCGAACTGGACTACGAGAGGAAGCTGAGGGAGACC GCTGAAGCCGACGTAGCTTCTCTGAACAGACGCATCCAGCTGGTTGAGGAAGAGTTGGATCGTGCCCAGGAGCGTCTGGCAACAGCTCTGCAGAAGCTGGAGGAGGCCGAGAAGGCAGCAGATGAGAGTGAGAG AGGCATGAAAGTCATTGAGAGCCGAGCCCAAAAGGATGAGGAGAAGATGGAGATTCAGGAGATCCAGCTGAAAGAGGCCAAGCACATCGCTGAGGATGCCGACCGCAAGTATGAAGAG GTGGCCCGTAAGCTGGTCATCATTGAGAGTGACCTGGAGCGTGCAGAGGAGCGGGCTGAGCTTTCAGAAGG CAAATGTGCCGAGCTTGAAGAAGAGTTGAAAACTGTGACGAACAACTTGAAATCACTGGAGGCTCAGGCTGAGAAG TACTCGCAGAAGGAAGACAAATACGAGGAAGAGATCAAGGTCCTTTCTGACAAGCTGAAGGAG GCTGAGACTCGAGCTGAGTTTGCGGAGAGGTCAGTAACTAAATTGGAGAAAAGCATTGATGACTTGGAAG ATCAACTCTACCAGCAACTTGAGCAAAACCGCCGCCTAACTAACCAACTAAAGCTGGCCCTGAATGAGGATTAA
- the TPM1 gene encoding tropomyosin alpha-1 chain isoform X14, with protein MAGSSSLEAVRRKIRSLQEQADAAEERAGSLQRELDYERKLRETAEADVASLNRRIQLVEEELDRAQERLATALQKLEEAEKAADESERGMKVIESRAQKDEEKMEIQEIQLKEAKHIAEDADRKYEEVARKLVIIESDLERAEERAELSEGKCAELEEELKTVTNNLKSLEAQAEKYSQKEDKYEEEIKVLSDKLKEAETRAEFAERSVTKLEKSIDDLEDELYAQKLKYKAISEELDHALNDMTSM; from the exons ATGGCGGGGAGCAGCTCGCTGGAGGCGGTGCGGAGGAAGATTCGGAGCCTGCAGGAGCAGGCGGACGCCGCGGAGGAGCGCGCGGGCAGCCTGCAGCGCGAACTGGACTACGAGAGGAAGCTGAGGGAGACC GCTGAAGCCGACGTAGCTTCTCTGAACAGACGCATCCAGCTGGTTGAGGAAGAGTTGGATCGTGCCCAGGAGCGTCTGGCAACAGCTCTGCAGAAGCTGGAGGAGGCCGAGAAGGCAGCAGATGAGAGTGAGAG AGGCATGAAAGTCATTGAGAGCCGAGCCCAAAAGGATGAGGAGAAGATGGAGATTCAGGAGATCCAGCTGAAAGAGGCCAAGCACATCGCTGAGGATGCCGACCGCAAGTATGAAGAG GTGGCCCGTAAGCTGGTCATCATTGAGAGTGACCTGGAGCGTGCAGAGGAGCGGGCTGAGCTTTCAGAAGG CAAATGTGCCGAGCTTGAAGAAGAGTTGAAAACTGTGACGAACAACTTGAAATCACTGGAGGCTCAGGCTGAGAAG TACTCGCAGAAGGAAGACAAATACGAGGAAGAGATCAAGGTCCTTTCTGACAAGCTGAAGGAG GCTGAGACTCGAGCTGAGTTTGCGGAGAGGTCAGTAACTAAATTGGAGAAAAGCATTGATGACTTGGAAG ACGAGCTGTACGCTCAGAAACTGAAGTACAAAGCCATCAGCGAGGAGCTGGACCACGCTCTCAACGACATGACTTCCATGTAA
- the TPM1 gene encoding tropomyosin alpha-1 chain isoform X17, translating into MAGSSSLEAVRRKIRSLQEQADAAEERAGSLQRELDYERKLRETAEADVASLNRRIQLVEEELDRAQERLATALQKLEEAEKAADESERGMKVIESRAQKDEEKMEIQEIQLKEAKHIAEDADRKYEEVARKLVIIESDLERAEERAELSEGQVRQLEEQLRIMDQTLKALMAAEDKYSQKEDKYEEEIKVLSDKLKEAETRAEFAERSVTKLEKSIDDLEDELYAQKLKYKAISEELDHALNDMTSM; encoded by the exons ATGGCGGGGAGCAGCTCGCTGGAGGCGGTGCGGAGGAAGATTCGGAGCCTGCAGGAGCAGGCGGACGCCGCGGAGGAGCGCGCGGGCAGCCTGCAGCGCGAACTGGACTACGAGAGGAAGCTGAGGGAGACC GCTGAAGCCGACGTAGCTTCTCTGAACAGACGCATCCAGCTGGTTGAGGAAGAGTTGGATCGTGCCCAGGAGCGTCTGGCAACAGCTCTGCAGAAGCTGGAGGAGGCCGAGAAGGCAGCAGATGAGAGTGAGAG AGGCATGAAAGTCATTGAGAGCCGAGCCCAAAAGGATGAGGAGAAGATGGAGATTCAGGAGATCCAGCTGAAAGAGGCCAAGCACATCGCTGAGGATGCCGACCGCAAGTATGAAGAG GTGGCCCGTAAGCTGGTCATCATTGAGAGTGACCTGGAGCGTGCAGAGGAGCGGGCTGAGCTTTCAGAAGG CCAAGTTCGACAGCTGGAAGAACAATTAAGAATAATGGATCAGACCTTGAAAGCATTAATGGCTGCAGAGGATAAG TACTCGCAGAAGGAAGACAAATACGAGGAAGAGATCAAGGTCCTTTCTGACAAGCTGAAGGAG GCTGAGACTCGAGCTGAGTTTGCGGAGAGGTCAGTAACTAAATTGGAGAAAAGCATTGATGACTTGGAAG ACGAGCTGTACGCTCAGAAACTGAAGTACAAAGCCATCAGCGAGGAGCTGGACCACGCTCTCAACGACATGACTTCCATGTAA
- the TPM1 gene encoding tropomyosin alpha-1 chain isoform X21, with the protein MAGSSSLEAVRRKIRSLQEQADAAEERAGSLQRELDYERKLRETAEADVASLNRRIQLVEEELDRAQERLATALQKLEEAEKAADESERGMKVIESRAQKDEEKMEIQEIQLKEAKHIAEDADRKYEEVARKLVIIESDLERAEERAELSEGKCAELEEELKTVTNNLKSLEAQAEKYSQKEDKYEEEIKVLSDKLKEAETRAEFAERSVTKLEKSIDDLEDKFLCFTSPKTPSSSWMSHLSELCSLSVLQLTLILSFHILP; encoded by the exons ATGGCGGGGAGCAGCTCGCTGGAGGCGGTGCGGAGGAAGATTCGGAGCCTGCAGGAGCAGGCGGACGCCGCGGAGGAGCGCGCGGGCAGCCTGCAGCGCGAACTGGACTACGAGAGGAAGCTGAGGGAGACC GCTGAAGCCGACGTAGCTTCTCTGAACAGACGCATCCAGCTGGTTGAGGAAGAGTTGGATCGTGCCCAGGAGCGTCTGGCAACAGCTCTGCAGAAGCTGGAGGAGGCCGAGAAGGCAGCAGATGAGAGTGAGAG AGGCATGAAAGTCATTGAGAGCCGAGCCCAAAAGGATGAGGAGAAGATGGAGATTCAGGAGATCCAGCTGAAAGAGGCCAAGCACATCGCTGAGGATGCCGACCGCAAGTATGAAGAG GTGGCCCGTAAGCTGGTCATCATTGAGAGTGACCTGGAGCGTGCAGAGGAGCGGGCTGAGCTTTCAGAAGG CAAATGTGCCGAGCTTGAAGAAGAGTTGAAAACTGTGACGAACAACTTGAAATCACTGGAGGCTCAGGCTGAGAAG TACTCGCAGAAGGAAGACAAATACGAGGAAGAGATCAAGGTCCTTTCTGACAAGCTGAAGGAG GCTGAGACTCGAGCTGAGTTTGCGGAGAGGTCAGTAACTAAATTGGAGAAAAGCATTGATGACTTGGAAG ATAAGTTTCTTTGCTTCACTTCTCCCAAGACCCCTTCATCGAGCTGGATGTCCCACCTCTCTGAGCTCTGCAGTTTGTCTGTTCTCCAGCTGACCctgattctttcttttcacatcctGCCTTAG
- the TPM1 gene encoding tropomyosin alpha-1 chain isoform X13, with translation MAGSSSLEAVRRKIRSLQEQADAAEERAGSLQRELDYERKLRETAEADVASLNRRIQLVEEELDRAQERLATALQKLEEAEKAADESERGMKVIESRAQKDEEKMEIQEIQLKEAKHIAEDADRKYEEVARKLVIIESDLERAEERAELSEGKCAELEEELKTVTNNLKSLEAQAEKYSQKEDKYEEEIKVLSDKLKEAETRAEFAERSVTKLEKSIDDLEEKVAHAKEENLSMHQMLDQTLLELNNM, from the exons ATGGCGGGGAGCAGCTCGCTGGAGGCGGTGCGGAGGAAGATTCGGAGCCTGCAGGAGCAGGCGGACGCCGCGGAGGAGCGCGCGGGCAGCCTGCAGCGCGAACTGGACTACGAGAGGAAGCTGAGGGAGACC GCTGAAGCCGACGTAGCTTCTCTGAACAGACGCATCCAGCTGGTTGAGGAAGAGTTGGATCGTGCCCAGGAGCGTCTGGCAACAGCTCTGCAGAAGCTGGAGGAGGCCGAGAAGGCAGCAGATGAGAGTGAGAG AGGCATGAAAGTCATTGAGAGCCGAGCCCAAAAGGATGAGGAGAAGATGGAGATTCAGGAGATCCAGCTGAAAGAGGCCAAGCACATCGCTGAGGATGCCGACCGCAAGTATGAAGAG GTGGCCCGTAAGCTGGTCATCATTGAGAGTGACCTGGAGCGTGCAGAGGAGCGGGCTGAGCTTTCAGAAGG CAAATGTGCCGAGCTTGAAGAAGAGTTGAAAACTGTGACGAACAACTTGAAATCACTGGAGGCTCAGGCTGAGAAG TACTCGCAGAAGGAAGACAAATACGAGGAAGAGATCAAGGTCCTTTCTGACAAGCTGAAGGAG GCTGAGACTCGAGCTGAGTTTGCGGAGAGGTCAGTAACTAAATTGGAGAAAAGCATTGATGACTTGGAAG AGAAAGTGGCTCATGCCAAAGAAGAAAACCTTAGTATGCACCAGATGCTGGATCAGACTTTACTGGAGTTAAACAACATGTGA
- the TPM1 gene encoding tropomyosin alpha-1 chain isoform X15 has protein sequence MAGSSSLEAVRRKIRSLQEQADAAEERAGSLQRELDYERKLRETAEADVASLNRRIQLVEEELDRAQERLATALQKLEEAEKAADESERGMKVIESRAQKDEEKMEIQEIQLKEAKHIAEDADRKYEEVARKLVIIESDLERAEERAELSEGQVRQLEEQLRIMDQTLKALMAAEDKYSQKEDKYEEEIKVLSDKLKEAETRAEFAERSVTKLEKSIDDLEDELYAQKLKYKAISEELDHALNDMTSI, from the exons ATGGCGGGGAGCAGCTCGCTGGAGGCGGTGCGGAGGAAGATTCGGAGCCTGCAGGAGCAGGCGGACGCCGCGGAGGAGCGCGCGGGCAGCCTGCAGCGCGAACTGGACTACGAGAGGAAGCTGAGGGAGACC GCTGAAGCCGACGTAGCTTCTCTGAACAGACGCATCCAGCTGGTTGAGGAAGAGTTGGATCGTGCCCAGGAGCGTCTGGCAACAGCTCTGCAGAAGCTGGAGGAGGCCGAGAAGGCAGCAGATGAGAGTGAGAG AGGCATGAAAGTCATTGAGAGCCGAGCCCAAAAGGATGAGGAGAAGATGGAGATTCAGGAGATCCAGCTGAAAGAGGCCAAGCACATCGCTGAGGATGCCGACCGCAAGTATGAAGAG GTGGCCCGTAAGCTGGTCATCATTGAGAGTGACCTGGAGCGTGCAGAGGAGCGGGCTGAGCTTTCAGAAGG CCAAGTTCGACAGCTGGAAGAACAATTAAGAATAATGGATCAGACCTTGAAAGCATTAATGGCTGCAGAGGATAAG TACTCGCAGAAGGAAGACAAATACGAGGAAGAGATCAAGGTCCTTTCTGACAAGCTGAAGGAG GCTGAGACTCGAGCTGAGTTTGCGGAGAGGTCAGTAACTAAATTGGAGAAAAGCATTGATGACTTGGAAG ACGAGCTGTACGCTCAGAAACTGAAGTACAAAGCCATCAGCGAGGAGCTGGACCACGCTCTCAACGACATGACTTCCAT ATAA
- the TPM1 gene encoding tropomyosin alpha-1 chain isoform X12, translating to MAGSSSLEAVRRKIRSLQEQADAAEERAGSLQRELDYERKLRETAEADVASLNRRIQLVEEELDRAQERLATALQKLEEAEKAADESERGMKVIESRAQKDEEKMEIQEIQLKEAKHIAEDADRKYEEVARKLVIIESDLERAEERAELSEGKCAELEEELKTVTNNLKSLEAQAEKYSQKEDKYEEEIKVLSDKLKEAETRAEFAERSVTKLEKSIDDLEDELYAQKLKYKAISEELDHALNDMTSI from the exons ATGGCGGGGAGCAGCTCGCTGGAGGCGGTGCGGAGGAAGATTCGGAGCCTGCAGGAGCAGGCGGACGCCGCGGAGGAGCGCGCGGGCAGCCTGCAGCGCGAACTGGACTACGAGAGGAAGCTGAGGGAGACC GCTGAAGCCGACGTAGCTTCTCTGAACAGACGCATCCAGCTGGTTGAGGAAGAGTTGGATCGTGCCCAGGAGCGTCTGGCAACAGCTCTGCAGAAGCTGGAGGAGGCCGAGAAGGCAGCAGATGAGAGTGAGAG AGGCATGAAAGTCATTGAGAGCCGAGCCCAAAAGGATGAGGAGAAGATGGAGATTCAGGAGATCCAGCTGAAAGAGGCCAAGCACATCGCTGAGGATGCCGACCGCAAGTATGAAGAG GTGGCCCGTAAGCTGGTCATCATTGAGAGTGACCTGGAGCGTGCAGAGGAGCGGGCTGAGCTTTCAGAAGG CAAATGTGCCGAGCTTGAAGAAGAGTTGAAAACTGTGACGAACAACTTGAAATCACTGGAGGCTCAGGCTGAGAAG TACTCGCAGAAGGAAGACAAATACGAGGAAGAGATCAAGGTCCTTTCTGACAAGCTGAAGGAG GCTGAGACTCGAGCTGAGTTTGCGGAGAGGTCAGTAACTAAATTGGAGAAAAGCATTGATGACTTGGAAG ACGAGCTGTACGCTCAGAAACTGAAGTACAAAGCCATCAGCGAGGAGCTGGACCACGCTCTCAACGACATGACTTCCAT ATAA